Proteins encoded within one genomic window of Episyrphus balteatus chromosome 1, idEpiBalt1.1, whole genome shotgun sequence:
- the LOC129905514 gene encoding RYamide neuropeptides, protein MVSCNSLSLALGLILTICMMTLTHSSDADASSLSLNALNEDKRTFFVGSRYGRSPQYHESKTRRFSIAPRSDRFFLGSRYGKRSDELAQPAFEQTSLDKSKTPFMMSCIYTGIKNFYRCSNSDEINDVINQLSAEENQTTN, encoded by the exons ATGGTTTCCTGCAATTCTTTAAGCTTGGCCTTAGGTTTGATCCTCACAATTTGCATGATGACATTGACACATTCTTCTGATGCCGATGCATCATCGTTAAGCTTAAATG CATTAAATGAAGATAAACGTACATTTTTCGTTGGAAGCCGTTACGGAAGATCTCCACAATACCACGAATCGAAAACAAGAAGGTTTAGCATTGCACCCAGAAGTGATCGATTCTTTTTGGGCTCAAGATATGGAAAGAGATCGGATGAACTGGCACAACCTGCTTTCGAACAAACATCTTTAGACAAATCAAAAACTCCATTCATGATGTCCTGTATTTATACAGGAATCAAAAACTTTTACAGATGTAGTAATTC gGATGAAATCAACGATGTCATTAATCAGCTTTCTGCTGAAGAAAACCAAACCACAAACTAA
- the LOC129911005 gene encoding probable methyltransferase-like protein 25, which translates to MSLKKQHEISRLSCLIKTICSDNIDVLIDFGSGLGYLSELLYKENAYKIIGIDFDIQRVQTSRERQGIAYPSSKNDVIFKEHFITEASKEFISHEVNTHFPEIQDPRLAIIGLHSCADLTINSMKLFFTMENVQKLIIMPCCYHKLEIRTEPNKIGFKNFPLSNVLKTAKAKRTAFNGFNRPFLRLACQQTSASWMKLTEKEHYDHGVDMFFRGVAEAIIKDDEMVIKSKRKKLLNQLDFEELISVYELHSRKNTEQIDWTEDHKNRFLKIMEKYPNGPKLAEGLTCLQTSMQELCENVVLYDRLCYMEEQAAEINLKISVKFEKIMDEVVSPRGYVLISQKL; encoded by the exons atgagTCTAAAGAAACAGCATGAAATATCAAGACTGTCTTGTCTCATTAAAACTATATGTTCAGACAACATTGATGTTCTTATAGATTTTGGTTCAGGTCTAGGATATCTGAGTGAGCTTTTATATAAAGAAAACGCTTATAAAATCATTGGAATTGATTTTGATATTCAGAGAGTGCAAACGTCTAGAGAACGGCAAGGAATAGCCTATCCTTCTTCCAAAAATGACGTGATCTTCAAAGAACATTTTATTACAGAAGCTTCGAAAGAATTTATCTCCCACGAAGTTAACACTCATTTTCCCGAAATTCAAGATCCTCGACTGGCTATAATTGGTCTACATTCTTGTGCAGATTTGACAATAAATTCCATGAAGCTGTTTTTTACAatggaaaatgttcaaaaacttATCATAATGCCATGTTGCTATCATAAGCTGGAAATCAGGACTGAACCAAATAAAATAGGATTTAAAAACTTTCCTCTTAGCAATGTTTTGAAAACAGCTAAGGCAAAGAGAACAGCTTTCAATGGCTTTAATAGACCGTTTTTAAGACTGGCTTGTCAGCAAACTTCTGCGTCCTGGATGAAACTAACTGAAAAGGAACATTACGATCATGGTGTGGATATGTTCTTTCGAGGAGTTGCTGAAGCTATAATTAAGGATGACGAAATGGTTATCAAGtcgaaaagaaaaaagttattaaaccAACTTGACTTTGAAGAGTTGATAAGTGTTTATGAATtacattcaagaaaaaatacagAGCAGATAGATTGGACAGAAGATCACAAAAACCGattcttaaaaataatggaaaagTATCCAAATGGACCAAAACTTGCAGAAGGATTAACATGTTTGCAGACTTCAATGCAG GAACTTTGCGAAAATGTTGTTCTTTACGACAGACTATGCTACATGGAAGAACAAGCTGCTGAAATTAATCTTAAAATATcagtgaaatttgaaaaaatcatgGACGAAGTTGTCTCACCTCGTGGTTATGTacttatttcacaaaaattatgA